In Rhizobium oryzihabitans, one DNA window encodes the following:
- a CDS encoding iron-siderophore ABC transporter substrate-binding protein: MKRKDRWMSPLWGRREFLGLLAASALAGKARAAVTPRIAAIDWAMLETSVALGVMPVAATELIQFRAGAVEPEIPETVADLGLRGAPNFELLQLTRPNLILISPFYTRYTGRLEAIAPVFSLPFYVKGEPPFEKALAAVSALGEKLGRTEEARKVLEETNHALQAMRTRLEAFAARPTYVINIGDSRHFRAFGADSMFGDVLGRLGLTNAWANRSQFTFAAPVPLENLAGSADARIVIVSDIPVEARESLRNSAIWRALPAVRENRVVTLGNVAPYGGITAAMRFARLLTEALTTRGEAL, from the coding sequence ATGAAGCGTAAGGATCGATGGATGTCGCCCCTCTGGGGGCGGCGGGAATTTTTGGGCCTGCTTGCCGCTTCGGCGCTTGCTGGCAAGGCGCGGGCGGCGGTGACGCCGCGCATCGCCGCAATCGACTGGGCCATGCTGGAAACATCCGTGGCGCTCGGCGTCATGCCGGTTGCCGCAACGGAACTCATCCAGTTCAGGGCAGGTGCCGTCGAACCTGAAATTCCGGAAACCGTTGCCGATCTTGGTCTGAGGGGTGCGCCGAATTTCGAACTGCTGCAGCTCACCCGACCGAACCTCATTCTCATTTCGCCTTTCTACACGCGCTACACCGGTCGGCTGGAGGCCATAGCGCCGGTGTTTTCGCTGCCTTTCTACGTGAAAGGCGAGCCGCCGTTTGAAAAGGCGCTGGCCGCTGTCTCGGCACTCGGCGAAAAGCTCGGGCGGACTGAAGAGGCGCGAAAGGTTCTGGAAGAAACGAACCATGCGCTGCAAGCCATGCGGACGCGCCTCGAAGCCTTTGCGGCAAGGCCGACCTATGTGATCAATATCGGCGACTCCAGGCATTTCCGCGCTTTTGGCGCAGACAGCATGTTTGGTGATGTCCTTGGCCGGCTGGGGCTGACCAATGCCTGGGCGAACCGTTCGCAATTCACCTTCGCAGCGCCTGTCCCGCTCGAAAATCTTGCCGGCTCAGCTGATGCCCGCATCGTCATCGTCTCGGATATTCCAGTCGAGGCCCGCGAGAGCCTGCGCAACAGCGCCATCTGGCGCGCGCTTCCAGCCGTGCGGGAAAATCGCGTGGTGACGCTCGGCAATGTGGCCCCCTATGGCGGCATCACGGCGGCCATGCGTTTTGCGCGGCTTCTGACCGAGGCCCTGACGACGCGGGGAGAAGCACTGTGA
- the fhuB gene encoding Fe(3+)-hydroxamate ABC transporter permease FhuB: MTARPLQFLFGIVFLLACGLSLHAGLLRLPFGAWPSLPFDAATMSMDQVIFAFSLMPRVAVAILAGAMLGLSGALFQQLLRNPIADPSTLGISAGAQLAIVIATLFFPAVLDGNRALVALGGGAAAACVVFLLGWRRSFEPVTMVVSGLLVGITAASVSAALTLAQGEYLMSLVVWNGGSLSQQDWSNAFLLAAQLLAGLVLTGLLIRPLTVLGLGDSGARSLGVSLFSIRLAVAAVAVMLAAFVAAAVGLVSFIGLAAPALTRALGVRRASSVLFVSPLLGGLLLWCCDGLVQLLASTTAEVFPTGAVTALIGGPLLLWLLPKIRPTDVHRAEGVDPATRRRLATLLPVLVIMAGLVFAALAIGKGPEGWTVLQAGDLQSLLPFRWPRLVAACAAGGLLAMAGALLQRLTGNPMASPEVIGVSGGAGLGFAAAITLFPAAGLFELFCGAGIGSAAVMILVLFFSVRRHLAPEKILLAGIAISSLCSAVLSALLAIGDQRAWQILSWLSGSGSTATPASAIFLAVLSVVLLAAALSVTRWLTILPLGRDVPLSLGLPLGAARIAVIAVAGIATGAASLLVGPLSFVGLMAPHIALRAGFTTPRDHLFASFLFGAVLMALSDLGARSVTFPYELPLGLFAALAGAPYLIWLSGRR, encoded by the coding sequence GTGACAGCACGGCCTCTCCAGTTTCTCTTCGGGATCGTCTTTCTTCTGGCCTGTGGTCTTTCCCTGCATGCCGGGCTGTTGCGGCTGCCCTTTGGTGCATGGCCAAGCCTGCCATTCGATGCCGCGACCATGTCGATGGATCAGGTCATTTTCGCCTTCAGCCTGATGCCGCGTGTGGCGGTCGCCATTCTGGCGGGCGCGATGCTGGGTTTGTCGGGCGCGCTTTTCCAGCAATTGCTGCGCAATCCGATTGCCGATCCCTCCACGCTCGGCATTTCCGCAGGTGCGCAACTGGCGATCGTCATCGCAACCCTGTTCTTTCCCGCGGTGCTGGATGGAAACCGCGCATTGGTGGCGCTTGGCGGTGGTGCCGCTGCGGCCTGTGTGGTGTTTCTTCTCGGCTGGCGGCGCTCCTTCGAGCCGGTGACCATGGTGGTGTCAGGGCTTCTGGTCGGCATCACTGCTGCCTCCGTTTCCGCCGCGTTGACGCTTGCGCAGGGCGAATATCTGATGTCGCTCGTCGTCTGGAACGGCGGTTCGCTCAGCCAGCAGGACTGGTCGAATGCGTTTCTGCTTGCCGCTCAACTTCTCGCGGGCCTTGTTCTCACCGGGTTGCTGATAAGGCCACTGACGGTTCTCGGCCTTGGTGATTCCGGTGCGCGTTCGCTTGGCGTCTCGCTGTTTTCAATCAGGCTGGCGGTGGCCGCCGTCGCGGTCATGCTGGCGGCCTTCGTTGCTGCTGCGGTCGGCCTTGTCAGTTTTATCGGCCTTGCAGCACCTGCGCTTACCCGGGCGCTCGGCGTGCGTCGGGCATCCTCCGTACTGTTCGTTTCGCCGCTTCTGGGCGGTCTGCTGCTCTGGTGCTGCGATGGTCTCGTGCAGCTTCTGGCGAGTACGACGGCTGAAGTTTTCCCGACTGGTGCGGTGACCGCTCTTATCGGCGGACCGCTGCTTCTGTGGCTGCTGCCGAAAATCCGGCCGACCGATGTGCATCGCGCCGAAGGTGTGGACCCTGCGACAAGACGCCGGCTTGCGACCCTTCTGCCAGTGCTTGTCATCATGGCCGGGCTGGTTTTTGCCGCGCTCGCCATCGGCAAGGGGCCGGAGGGTTGGACAGTGCTGCAAGCTGGTGATCTACAAAGTCTTCTGCCCTTCCGCTGGCCGCGGCTGGTGGCGGCTTGCGCTGCCGGCGGTCTTCTGGCGATGGCAGGCGCGCTTCTGCAGCGGCTCACCGGCAATCCCATGGCAAGTCCGGAAGTGATCGGCGTCAGCGGTGGCGCGGGTCTCGGTTTTGCCGCCGCCATCACGCTTTTTCCGGCGGCGGGTCTGTTCGAGCTGTTTTGCGGTGCAGGCATCGGCTCGGCCGCCGTCATGATCCTCGTTCTGTTCTTTTCCGTGCGCCGGCATTTGGCGCCGGAAAAAATCCTGCTCGCCGGCATCGCCATCAGTTCGCTCTGCTCGGCGGTACTTTCGGCACTGCTTGCCATTGGCGATCAGCGGGCCTGGCAAATTCTCTCATGGCTCAGCGGCTCTGGTTCGACGGCGACGCCCGCTTCAGCAATCTTTCTTGCGGTGCTTTCGGTCGTGCTGCTTGCCGCGGCTTTGTCGGTAACGCGCTGGCTGACGATCCTCCCGCTTGGACGGGATGTGCCGCTCTCCCTCGGTCTGCCGCTCGGCGCGGCGCGCATCGCCGTCATAGCCGTCGCCGGCATTGCCACCGGGGCCGCCTCACTGCTTGTCGGTCCGCTGAGTTTCGTCGGGTTGATGGCGCCGCACATCGCGCTTCGCGCCGGTTTCACCACGCCGCGCGACCACCTGTTCGCTTCGTTCCTGTTCGGTGCGGTGCTGATGGCGCTTTCCGATCTCGGGGCGCGATCCGTGACATTTCCCTATGAGCTGCCGCTGGGTCTCTTTGCGGCGCTCGCCGGTGCGCCTTACCTGATCTGGCTTTCAGGCAGGCGATAA
- a CDS encoding ATP-binding cassette domain-containing protein — protein sequence MAQATLAADYDDVPLFSLEKVTMEVPGRTLLQPLTASFATGKTIGLIGHNGSGKSTLLKILARIQEPTAGRVSFEGQSLGNWGNREFARKLGYLPQYTPAASGMLAKELVALGRYPWHGALGQFTKADQEKVDEAIELTDTVAFRDRLVDTLSGGERQRVWLAMLVAQNAESLLLDEPISALDMAHQLEVLSLVQRLSREKGLGVIVVLHDVNMAARFCDEIVALHSGHLIARGTPKDIMTPETLERIYGVRMDVMTHAATGFPVALPL from the coding sequence ATGGCCCAGGCAACGCTTGCCGCCGATTATGACGATGTTCCGCTTTTTTCGCTGGAAAAAGTGACGATGGAAGTGCCGGGCAGGACATTGCTGCAGCCGTTGACCGCAAGCTTTGCAACCGGCAAGACAATCGGGCTGATCGGCCATAATGGTTCGGGAAAATCGACGCTGCTCAAAATCCTTGCGCGTATCCAGGAGCCAACGGCAGGCAGGGTGTCGTTCGAGGGACAGTCGCTGGGGAACTGGGGCAATCGCGAATTTGCGCGAAAGCTCGGTTATCTGCCGCAATATACGCCGGCCGCTTCGGGCATGCTGGCCAAGGAACTGGTGGCGCTGGGCCGTTATCCCTGGCACGGCGCGCTTGGCCAGTTCACCAAGGCGGATCAGGAGAAGGTGGATGAAGCCATCGAACTGACCGATACCGTGGCCTTCAGGGACCGGCTGGTGGACACGCTTTCCGGTGGTGAGCGCCAGCGCGTGTGGCTCGCCATGCTGGTTGCCCAGAACGCCGAAAGCCTGCTTCTGGACGAACCCATTTCGGCGCTCGACATGGCGCACCAGCTCGAGGTTCTTTCTCTGGTGCAGAGACTGTCGCGGGAAAAGGGTTTAGGCGTCATCGTGGTTCTGCATGATGTCAACATGGCGGCGCGGTTCTGCGATGAGATCGTCGCACTGCATTCCGGCCATCTGATCGCAAGGGGAACGCCGAAGGACATCATGACACCGGAAACGCTGGAGCGGATCTATGGCGTGCGCATGGATGTCATGACGCATGCCGCCACCGGCTTTCCCGTCGCCCTGCCGCTTTAA
- a CDS encoding DUF992 domain-containing protein, which translates to MKKAVAVTFAALTMGLGGTVSALAADLARYEPAPQEQDDRNGVKIGYLTCDIGGGVGYVIGSAKELDCTFQSTMGARRTDHYTGAIRKMGVDLGFTTQGRLVWAVFAPTAGYHRGSLGGLYQGATAEVTVGLGVGTNVLVGGTSGSIQLQTVSVTGQVGLNLAATGTSVTLTAMN; encoded by the coding sequence ATGAAAAAGGCTGTTGCCGTAACTTTTGCCGCATTGACGATGGGCCTCGGCGGGACCGTTTCCGCACTCGCTGCCGACCTTGCAAGATATGAGCCGGCTCCGCAGGAGCAGGACGACCGCAACGGCGTCAAGATCGGTTATCTCACCTGCGATATCGGCGGTGGCGTCGGTTACGTGATCGGCTCGGCCAAGGAACTGGATTGCACGTTCCAGTCCACCATGGGCGCACGCCGCACCGACCATTACACCGGCGCCATCCGCAAGATGGGCGTTGACCTTGGCTTCACCACGCAGGGCCGTCTGGTCTGGGCCGTTTTCGCCCCGACAGCGGGTTACCATCGCGGTTCGCTCGGTGGCCTTTATCAGGGCGCAACGGCTGAAGTGACTGTCGGTCTCGGCGTTGGCACCAACGTTCTCGTTGGCGGCACTTCGGGCTCGATCCAGCTTCAGACGGTCAGCGTGACGGGTCAGGTTGGCCTCAACCTCGCAGCGACCGGTACGTCCGTGACGCTCACGGCCATGAACTAA
- a CDS encoding c-type cytochrome, translating to MQVMTIPAPRSLPALLAFFLCLSSTAFAEGDAAHGEKVFSRCSTCHSVDAPRTRMGPHLMGVVGRPMAGVTDYGHYSQALKDAGAAGRVWTEEELQKFIASPKKAMPGTSMRFFGLWSETDIDDLIAYLKTHPMPQ from the coding sequence ATGCAGGTCATGACGATCCCAGCACCCAGATCCCTCCCGGCTTTATTGGCTTTTTTCCTCTGTCTTTCTTCGACGGCCTTTGCCGAAGGCGATGCGGCACACGGGGAAAAGGTGTTCAGCCGTTGCTCCACCTGTCACAGCGTTGACGCACCGCGTACCCGCATGGGCCCGCATCTGATGGGCGTGGTGGGCAGGCCCATGGCTGGAGTAACGGATTACGGCCATTATTCGCAGGCGCTGAAAGATGCCGGTGCGGCGGGCCGGGTCTGGACGGAAGAGGAACTGCAAAAATTCATAGCCAGCCCGAAGAAGGCAATGCCGGGGACCTCGATGCGCTTTTTCGGGCTTTGGAGCGAAACGGATATCGACGATCTGATTGCGTATCTGAAAACGCATCCGATGCCGCAATAA
- the recX gene encoding recombination regulator RecX, translating to MNDDSSPSLTDDMALDGETQASEPTSRMLSWARNSALYRLEQRMMTEKQLRDAITRKAREKFEDISTAQVKALGEFAVTFAYGIKALDDTAYAEIAVRSGQRSGKSKRGLAQKLQIKGIDRETAAVALEETNDLVAAVIFARKRAFGPFRRVELDEKRKSKEFSAFARNGFGFEIGSKVMAMTVEDAEEILADAPL from the coding sequence ATGAACGACGATTCCAGCCCCTCCCTGACCGACGACATGGCCCTGGATGGCGAAACGCAGGCCAGCGAACCGACCAGCCGGATGCTGTCATGGGCGCGCAATTCCGCGCTCTACCGGCTGGAACAGCGCATGATGACGGAAAAGCAGCTGCGCGACGCCATCACGCGCAAGGCGCGGGAAAAATTCGAGGATATCAGCACCGCACAGGTAAAGGCGCTTGGCGAGTTTGCCGTGACTTTCGCTTATGGCATCAAGGCGCTTGACGATACGGCCTACGCCGAAATTGCCGTGCGAAGCGGCCAGCGCAGCGGTAAGTCGAAACGCGGCCTTGCGCAAAAACTTCAGATCAAGGGTATAGACCGGGAAACGGCAGCAGTCGCGCTTGAGGAAACCAACGATCTGGTTGCGGCCGTCATCTTTGCGCGCAAACGTGCCTTCGGACCCTTTCGCCGTGTCGAACTCGATGAAAAACGCAAATCGAAGGAGTTTTCCGCCTTCGCCCGCAACGGTTTCGGCTTCGAGATTGGCTCAAAGGTCATGGCGATGACGGTGGAGGATGCCGAAGAGATTCTTGCGGATGCGCCGCTCTGA
- a CDS encoding SMP-30/gluconolactonase/LRE family protein codes for MTTDNASPYEIHDDRFRLLIVGNAELEELYSGCRWAEGPVWFADLNCLLFSDIPNERMLRWVPDGGVSVFRHPSNFTNGNTRDRQGRLVSCEHGGRRVTRTEVDGSITVLADSYGGKRLNSPNDVVVKSDGSVWFTDPTYGILSDYEGYKAEPEQKTRNVYRLDPATGEITIAIDDFVQPNGLAFSPDETRLYVADSSYSHDVSRPRHIRVFDVVDGVKLANGREFCNLDNGLPDGFRLDTAGNLWTSAGDGVHCFSPDGTLLGKIKVPQTVANLTFGGPKKNRLFITATKSLYSVYVAATGAQTP; via the coding sequence ATGACAACAGACAACGCCTCCCCTTACGAAATCCACGATGACCGCTTCCGCCTTCTGATCGTCGGCAATGCGGAACTGGAAGAGCTTTACTCCGGCTGCCGCTGGGCCGAAGGCCCGGTGTGGTTTGCCGATCTGAACTGCCTGCTGTTCAGCGATATTCCCAATGAGCGCATGCTGCGCTGGGTGCCGGATGGTGGGGTCTCGGTGTTCCGCCACCCCTCCAACTTCACCAATGGCAACACCCGCGACCGGCAGGGACGACTGGTTTCCTGCGAACATGGCGGCCGCCGCGTCACCCGCACCGAAGTCGACGGCTCGATCACCGTTCTTGCCGACAGCTACGGCGGCAAGCGGTTGAACTCGCCCAATGACGTGGTGGTGAAATCCGATGGCAGCGTCTGGTTCACCGACCCCACCTACGGCATTCTTTCCGATTACGAGGGCTACAAGGCGGAACCCGAGCAGAAGACGCGCAACGTCTACCGGCTCGATCCCGCAACCGGCGAGATCACGATCGCCATCGACGATTTCGTGCAGCCAAACGGTCTGGCTTTCTCGCCTGATGAAACCAGGCTCTATGTCGCCGACAGCTCCTACAGCCATGATGTGTCCCGGCCGCGCCATATCCGCGTCTTCGATGTGGTGGATGGCGTGAAGCTCGCCAACGGCCGGGAATTCTGCAATCTCGACAATGGTTTGCCCGACGGTTTCCGCCTGGATACGGCGGGCAACCTGTGGACGAGCGCCGGCGATGGCGTCCACTGCTTCTCACCTGATGGCACGCTGCTCGGCAAGATCAAGGTGCCACAGACGGTCGCAAACCTCACCTTTGGCGGGCCGAAAAAGAACCGCCTGTTCATTACCGCAACGAAATCGCTCTATTCGGTCTATGTCGCCGCAACCGGCGCACAGACACCGTGA
- a CDS encoding ABC transporter permease, whose product MNGLSSLSKKPWIWSFAATAAVWIVTVMFTGGASSFGLSHAALTFAAFSVIVGIGQMFVITLGPGNIDLCVPATMTLSGTLALKFMDVSDGLILPGLLIAILIGIAIGIGNYALIKLLRIPPIIATLSMSFIVQSIAIWSNRGLRIKPPETLATFATSSTVGIPNVALVALLLSVIAWLLLDRSFYGRWISAIGQSTFAARMTGIPVDGARFVTYVLCAVLAAIAGYLLASFSGGAALNMGSEYLLMSIAVVVIGGTAVAGGDSNVPGIWGASLFMFLVVSMLNTYGFGAGIRLILTGLIIISVILLASGPKATR is encoded by the coding sequence ATGAACGGGCTTTCGTCTCTTTCGAAAAAACCATGGATATGGTCGTTCGCCGCAACGGCTGCGGTCTGGATCGTGACCGTCATGTTCACCGGCGGCGCCAGCTCCTTCGGCCTGTCGCACGCAGCCCTGACCTTCGCGGCCTTTTCCGTGATCGTCGGCATCGGCCAAATGTTCGTCATCACGCTCGGGCCGGGCAATATCGACCTCTGCGTGCCCGCAACGATGACGCTTTCCGGCACGCTGGCGCTCAAATTCATGGATGTGTCCGATGGTCTCATCCTGCCGGGATTGCTGATCGCCATCCTGATCGGCATCGCCATCGGCATCGGCAATTATGCGCTGATCAAGCTCCTGCGCATCCCGCCCATCATCGCGACGCTCTCCATGAGTTTCATCGTGCAATCCATCGCCATCTGGTCGAACCGCGGCCTGCGCATCAAGCCGCCGGAAACACTGGCCACCTTCGCCACGTCGAGCACGGTCGGTATTCCGAATGTCGCTCTCGTCGCACTGCTGCTCTCCGTCATCGCCTGGCTGCTGCTCGACCGCTCGTTTTACGGACGCTGGATTTCCGCCATCGGCCAGAGCACCTTCGCCGCCCGCATGACCGGTATTCCGGTGGACGGCGCACGTTTCGTCACCTATGTGCTCTGCGCGGTGCTGGCGGCGATTGCCGGTTATCTGCTCGCCAGCTTCTCCGGAGGTGCTGCGCTCAACATGGGATCGGAATATCTGCTGATGTCCATTGCCGTCGTTGTGATCGGCGGCACGGCGGTGGCGGGTGGTGATTCCAACGTCCCCGGCATATGGGGTGCCTCGCTCTTCATGTTCCTGGTGGTTTCGATGCTGAACACCTATGGTTTCGGCGCGGGCATCCGCCTCATCCTCACCGGCCTCATCATCATCTCCGTCATCCTTCTGGCAAGCGGCCCCAAGGCCACGCGCTGA
- a CDS encoding ABC transporter permease yields the protein MKLSANALRLIIPAASLAFLLAAVFYMQPRAMSYTGMNLLFNLAVPIALATIAQMLIMSVNDLDLSMGTFVSFCACVTATFLQTTPILGIAIFAGAIAVYALLGAIIHIRALPSIVVTLGMSFVWGGLAVLILPSPGGQAPAFIRALMTAKPPFVPIAIVASILIAVVAHYIVMRSSFGVLMRGVGGNFRSVERSGWSVVGIRAATFALAGFFAVLSGIALVGLTTSADANIALRYTLLSIAGVILGGGEFVGGRVSPIGAVIGALTLTLAGSFLSFMRISPDWQIGAQGAILIIVLALRILLNRLEKREKNQ from the coding sequence ATGAAACTCTCGGCAAACGCGCTCCGCCTCATCATTCCCGCCGCCTCGCTCGCCTTCCTGCTCGCCGCCGTTTTCTACATGCAGCCGCGCGCCATGAGCTATACCGGCATGAACCTGCTGTTCAATCTGGCGGTGCCGATTGCGCTCGCCACCATTGCGCAGATGCTGATCATGTCGGTCAACGATCTCGATCTGTCGATGGGCACCTTCGTCAGTTTCTGCGCCTGTGTGACCGCCACTTTCCTGCAAACCACGCCGATCCTCGGTATTGCGATCTTTGCCGGTGCGATTGCGGTTTATGCACTGCTGGGCGCCATCATCCATATTCGCGCCCTGCCCTCCATCGTCGTCACGCTCGGCATGAGCTTCGTCTGGGGCGGCCTTGCCGTCCTCATTCTGCCCTCGCCCGGCGGCCAGGCCCCCGCCTTCATCCGGGCGCTGATGACGGCAAAACCGCCTTTCGTGCCGATCGCCATCGTCGCCAGCATCCTGATCGCGGTCGTCGCCCATTATATCGTCATGCGCTCTTCCTTCGGCGTGCTGATGCGCGGTGTCGGCGGCAATTTCCGCTCGGTCGAACGCTCCGGCTGGTCGGTCGTCGGCATTCGCGCCGCTACCTTTGCGCTGGCCGGTTTCTTCGCGGTGCTGTCCGGTATCGCCCTTGTCGGGCTGACGACATCGGCCGACGCCAATATCGCGCTTCGCTACACGCTGCTGTCGATTGCGGGCGTCATCCTCGGCGGCGGTGAATTCGTCGGCGGCCGGGTTTCGCCCATCGGCGCCGTCATCGGCGCGCTGACGCTCACCCTTGCCGGTTCCTTCCTGTCCTTCATGCGCATTTCGCCGGACTGGCAGATCGGCGCGCAAGGGGCGATCCTCATCATCGTGCTGGCGCTGCGCATCCTGCTCAACCGTCTCGAAAAGCGGGAGAAAAACCAATGA
- a CDS encoding ATP-binding cassette domain-containing protein: MNDIIEAEEVVAARGVKVVFGAVRALDGADLVIRTGECLGLVGHNGAGKSTIVNVINGGLTPHEGSVSYGGNENRHGIAAARANGVRCVFQELSLCPNLTISENVRIMHTATGGRNWRGRALTTIRQTLDEIFPGHGIDCELTIAELSIAERQMVEIAINFCRIPRAPRLVILDEPTSSLDAGLAEQLMDYVRRFVREGGSVLLISHILGEILSTATRIVVMKDGRVVADRKAADFTTRSLVEAMGSVVKEQDRRRGESRKAGEKVLSMPARRGEGLAFEAFRGEIVGLAGLGGHGQTEALLDLYLARNNSWLPARKTDIAFVAGDRSLNGTFPLWSILKNLSIASLRDISAAGMVDRTKETELGAQWKKRIEIRTPDMGNKILSLSGGNQQKVLFARALATTASTVLMDDPMRGVDIGTKQEVYDILRTEASHGRTFIWYSTEMDEIRLCDRVYVFRDGAIQAELVGDDITEQNVLAASFAGEDHA; this comes from the coding sequence ATGAATGACATCATCGAGGCGGAAGAAGTCGTCGCTGCGCGCGGCGTGAAGGTCGTGTTCGGCGCGGTAAGGGCGCTGGATGGGGCCGATCTCGTCATCCGCACGGGGGAATGCCTCGGGCTCGTCGGCCATAACGGCGCGGGAAAGTCCACCATCGTCAACGTCATCAATGGCGGGCTGACGCCGCATGAGGGTTCCGTTTCCTATGGCGGCAACGAAAACCGCCACGGCATTGCCGCCGCGCGCGCGAACGGCGTTCGCTGCGTGTTTCAGGAACTGTCGCTCTGCCCGAACCTGACGATCAGCGAAAATGTCCGCATCATGCATACCGCCACGGGTGGACGAAACTGGCGCGGCCGTGCGCTGACGACGATCCGCCAGACACTGGATGAAATTTTCCCCGGCCACGGCATCGATTGCGAACTGACTATCGCTGAACTTTCCATCGCCGAACGCCAGATGGTGGAAATCGCCATCAATTTCTGCCGCATACCGCGCGCACCGAGACTGGTGATCCTCGATGAGCCAACGTCCTCCCTCGATGCCGGTCTCGCCGAGCAGCTGATGGACTACGTCCGCCGTTTCGTGCGTGAGGGCGGCTCGGTTCTGCTGATCTCTCATATTCTCGGCGAAATTCTTTCGACGGCCACCCGTATCGTGGTGATGAAGGACGGCCGGGTGGTGGCCGACCGGAAGGCCGCCGACTTCACCACCCGCTCGCTGGTTGAGGCCATGGGCAGCGTCGTCAAGGAACAGGACAGGCGGCGGGGTGAAAGCCGCAAGGCGGGCGAGAAGGTGCTTTCCATGCCGGCACGCCGGGGCGAAGGCCTTGCCTTCGAGGCCTTTCGCGGCGAGATCGTCGGCCTTGCCGGTCTCGGCGGCCATGGCCAGACCGAAGCGCTTCTCGATCTTTATCTTGCCCGCAACAATAGCTGGCTGCCCGCGCGCAAGACCGATATCGCCTTCGTGGCGGGCGACCGCAGCCTGAACGGCACCTTCCCGCTGTGGAGCATCCTCAAAAACCTGTCCATCGCCTCGCTCAGGGATATTTCAGCCGCAGGCATGGTGGACAGAACCAAGGAAACCGAGCTTGGGGCGCAATGGAAAAAGCGCATCGAAATCCGCACGCCCGACATGGGTAACAAGATCCTCTCACTCTCCGGTGGCAACCAGCAAAAGGTGCTTTTCGCCCGCGCGCTTGCCACCACCGCCAGCACCGTTTTGATGGACGACCCGATGCGCGGCGTCGATATCGGCACCAAACAGGAGGTTTATGACATCTTGAGAACCGAAGCCTCCCACGGCCGCACCTTCATCTGGTACTCCACCGAAATGGACGAAATCCGTCTCTGCGACCGGGTCTATGTGTTCCGCGACGGCGCCATCCAGGCGGAACTCGTCGGCGACGATATTACCGAGCAGAATGTGCTGGCGGCCTCCTTTGCCGGAGAAGACCACGCATGA
- a CDS encoding ABC transporter substrate-binding protein, with amino-acid sequence MAIRKMLLASAAVACAALPITAHADTSAKKIALSNNYAGNSWRQAMLTSWDKITKQAVADKQVAAADAFTTAENQATEQAAQIQNLILQGYDAIVINAASPTALNGAVKEACDAGITVVSFDGIVTEPCAWRIAVDFKAMGESQIDYLAKAMPKGGNLLEIRGLAGVSVDDEIHAGIAAGVAKNPQFKIVGSVNGDWAQDVAQRAVAGILPSLPEVAAVVTQGGDGYGAAQAFAAAKRPTPTIVMGNREDELQWWKQQKDASGYETMSVSIAPGVSTLAFWVAQQILDGKDVKKDLTVPFLRIDQANLEENLKTTQKGGVANVEYSQEDAQKAIASAK; translated from the coding sequence ATGGCTATCAGGAAGATGCTTCTGGCGTCGGCCGCTGTCGCATGCGCAGCTTTGCCGATCACCGCTCATGCCGATACGTCGGCCAAAAAAATCGCGCTTTCAAACAATTATGCCGGTAATTCCTGGCGTCAGGCAATGCTGACGAGCTGGGACAAGATCACCAAGCAGGCGGTTGCCGACAAGCAGGTCGCCGCCGCTGACGCCTTCACCACAGCCGAAAACCAGGCGACCGAACAGGCCGCGCAGATCCAGAACCTCATTCTTCAGGGTTACGACGCGATCGTCATCAATGCCGCTTCGCCGACCGCGCTTAACGGAGCGGTGAAGGAAGCCTGCGATGCCGGCATCACCGTCGTATCATTCGACGGCATCGTCACCGAGCCCTGCGCATGGCGCATCGCCGTCGATTTCAAGGCGATGGGCGAAAGCCAGATCGACTATCTCGCCAAGGCCATGCCGAAGGGTGGAAACCTGCTTGAAATACGTGGCCTTGCGGGCGTTTCAGTGGATGATGAAATCCACGCCGGCATCGCCGCCGGCGTCGCCAAGAACCCGCAGTTCAAGATCGTTGGTTCCGTCAATGGCGACTGGGCGCAGGACGTCGCACAGCGCGCCGTCGCCGGCATTCTGCCGAGCCTTCCAGAAGTCGCGGCCGTCGTGACGCAGGGCGGCGACGGTTACGGTGCGGCACAGGCTTTCGCTGCCGCCAAGCGCCCGACACCCACCATCGTCATGGGCAACCGTGAAGACGAGCTGCAATGGTGGAAACAGCAGAAGGACGCAAGCGGTTACGAGACCATGTCCGTCTCCATCGCTCCCGGCGTCTCGACGCTCGCTTTCTGGGTGGCGCAGCAAATCCTCGACGGCAAGGATGTGAAGAAGGATCTGACCGTGCCCTTCCTGCGCATCGATCAGGCCAATCTCGAGGAAAACCTGAAGACGACCCAGAAGGGCGGCGTGGCGAATGTGGAATATTCGCAGGAAGACGCCCAGAAGGCCATCGCATCGGCCAAATAG